One window of the Megalops cyprinoides isolate fMegCyp1 chromosome 2, fMegCyp1.pri, whole genome shotgun sequence genome contains the following:
- the prdm14 gene encoding PR domain zinc finger protein 14 produces MSLSVSCNPAAKDRSYHLEPLKGNPCRVSNYYAGTLPSSQYMGVFRSAQSVFHPLKSLGRLVTDTQAVMPFNFNGVPSFFNHNSHQTSVIQEQVYSVSSAPYLNRMQHTPHALYHKHEELPTRVSGHTAGSLSEFSSPASDKSSITSSSSPKQSLVCLRNSDSVTEKTNSYCFSEEDLFTVLYGYSKSQDQSAGHAISGLVFPGTTVPDNQSQLLDTEALELPEGLSILQTKYGDVPHYGVFAHKSPIPKGTRFGPFQGKLVNTSEIKTYDDNTLMWEIFENGRLSHFVDGRGSSGNWMSLVKCARFPEEQNLIAVQSQSQIFYETCKEIRSNQELLVWYGDCYVQFLGIPLTLKEMISDRNTLIPTEDSGEGFKCDRCGKVFAYKYYRDKHLKYTRCVDQGDRKFPCHLCNRSFEKRDRLRIHILHVHEKHRPHKCTVCGKSFSQSSSLNKHMRVHSGERPYKCVYCNKAFTASSILRTHIRQHSGEKPFKCKHCGKAFASHAAHDSHVRRTHAKDKAYSCDVCGNTFKDVQELKYHMKSHKGERPLLDSVLSSPVPSNHSVGDKDLFSITKDCAGTQRQLRENYSYSGLTSLNTEYRPWN; encoded by the exons ATGTCGCTGTCTGTGTCATGCAATCCTGCGGCGAAGGACAGGAGTTACCATTTAGAACCTCTCAAAGGGAACCCTTGCAGAGTGTCGAATTACTATGCCGGCACTCTACCCAGTTCGCAGTACATGGGTGTCTTCAGGAGCGCACAGAGCGTCTTTCATCCTCTGAAATCCCTGGGACGCCTCGTCACGGACACTCAAGCAGTTATGCCTTTCAATTTCAACGGAGTCCCGTCCTTTTTCAACCATAATAGCCACCAGACATCTGTCATTCAAGAGCAAGTCTACAGCGTGTCCAGCGCTCCGTACCTCAACAGAATGCAACACACCCCGCACGCCCTGTACCACAAGCACGAGGAATTACCCACCAGAGTTAGCGGGCATACAGCGGGATCCTTGTCAGAATTCAGCAGTCCAGCAAGCGATAAATCATCCATCACGTCGTCTTCATCTCCGAAGCAGAGTTTAGTCTGTCTTCGCAACTCAGATtcagtcacagaaaaaacaaacagttacTGTTTCAGCGAAGAAGATCTTTTCACCGTTCTCTATGGTTACTCAAAGAGCCAGGACCAGAGTGCTGGCCATGCCATCTCTGGCCTGGTCTTCCCTGGAACCACAG TTCCCGATAATCAATCTCAGCTCCTGGACACAGAGGCTCTAGAACTACCGGAAG GATTGTCTATACTTCAAACAAAGTATGGAGATGTTCCCCACTATGGAGTTTTTGCACACAAGAGCCCCATACCTAAAGGGACACGGTTTGGGCCTTTCCAAGGAAAACTGGTGAACACCAGCGAGATCAAAACGTATGATGACAATACATTGATGTGGGAG ATCTTTGAGAATGGTCGCCTGAGTCACTTTGTGGACGGCAgagggtcgtcggggaactggATGTCTCTGGTGAAATGCGCCCGATTTCCAGAAGAACAGAACCTCATCGCCGTCCAGAGCCAAAGTCAGATCTTCTATGAAACCTGTAAAGAAATCAGGTCAAATCAAGAGCTCCTGGTCTGGTACGGCGACTGTTACGTGCAATTTCTTGGAATCCCGCTCACGCTGAAGGAAATGatcagtgacagaaacacactgatcCCAACCGAAG acTCGGGAGAAGGGTTCAAGTGTGATCGATGCGGAAAAGTCTTCGCGTACAAATACTACAGAGATAAACATCTGAAGTATACGCGGTGTGTGGACCAGGGGGATAGAAAGTTCCCTTGTCATCTTTGCAACAGGTCATTCGAAAAGCGCGACCGACTCAGGATCCACATTTTACACGTTCATGAGAAACACAGGCCTCATAAg tgcACCGTGTGCGGGAAAAGTTTCTCTCAGTCGTCCAGCCTGAACAAACACATGCGCGTGCACTCGGGAGAGCGGCCTTACAAGTGTGTTTACTGTAACAAG GCATTCACTGCCTCGAGCATTCTACGGACCCATATCAGGCAACATTCTGGCGAGAAGCCCTTCAAGTGCAAGCACTGCGGAAAAGCCTTCGCCTCTCACGCGGCACACGACAGTCATGTGAGGCGAACCCATGCCAAAGACAAAGCATACTCCTGTGACGTTTGTGGCAACACTTTCAAAGATGTGCAAGAGCTCAAATATCACATGAAGAGTCATAAAG GGGAGCGACCACTTTTAGACAGTGTCCTCTCATCACCAGTTCCTTCAAACCATTCTGTGGGCGATAAGGATTTGTTTTCCATAACCAAGGACTGCGCTGGGACTCAAAGGCAACTGAGAGAGAACTATTCCTACAGCGGACTGACCTCCCTAAATACAGAATACCGACCTTGGAATTAG